Proteins from a single region of Azospirillum brasilense:
- a CDS encoding glycosyltransferase family 9 protein, with product MNVAIIKPDHIGDLVLSSAAIRAIMRRHPNATLFIAGKNRSLARHLFGDVAIETIDFPHLTKADTSQGGYPDLRGFDMVAFLRSDGILNTQWASLRCRRFVLPVDTHDDHQSIIDFGVASALVGHYDIEEAFYADRLERVRAKASRFPGKVGFSIGSGFHANSWPPGHWIALGRKLRDAGIGVSVISGPAEAGLARFLLRQIGLDPVRDLILGGKDFADFLGRVDELDWVVASDGGTGHLCSLVCPTLSVFGPSPFRRYAPFGTWARLLTMNLDCSPCCQYSARLVNGCLTTECVTGINAQVVMDALRFPHSTGMVGSSLEVAPGCQLYLGVSHLDHRSKIESRLLENGVHHAA from the coding sequence ATGAACGTTGCGATCATCAAGCCGGATCACATCGGCGACCTGGTGCTGTCGTCGGCGGCCATCCGGGCCATCATGCGCCGCCATCCGAACGCGACGCTGTTCATCGCGGGGAAAAACCGCTCGCTGGCCCGGCATCTGTTCGGCGACGTGGCCATCGAAACCATCGATTTCCCCCATCTGACCAAGGCCGACACCTCCCAGGGCGGCTACCCGGATCTGCGCGGCTTCGACATGGTGGCCTTCCTGCGATCCGACGGAATCCTCAACACGCAATGGGCGTCCTTGCGATGCCGGCGCTTCGTCCTGCCCGTCGACACGCACGACGATCACCAGAGCATCATCGATTTCGGGGTCGCGTCCGCCCTGGTCGGCCACTACGACATCGAAGAGGCCTTCTACGCCGACCGGCTGGAGCGCGTGCGGGCGAAGGCCTCGCGTTTTCCCGGAAAGGTCGGCTTCTCCATCGGCTCCGGCTTCCACGCGAATTCCTGGCCGCCCGGCCATTGGATCGCGCTTGGCCGCAAGCTGCGCGACGCCGGCATCGGGGTGAGCGTGATCAGCGGTCCCGCGGAGGCGGGTCTGGCCCGCTTCCTGCTCCGGCAGATCGGGCTGGACCCGGTCCGCGACCTGATCCTCGGCGGGAAGGATTTCGCGGATTTTCTGGGCCGGGTCGATGAGTTGGACTGGGTCGTCGCTTCGGACGGCGGAACCGGTCACCTGTGCTCGCTGGTCTGCCCGACCCTGTCGGTCTTCGGTCCCAGCCCGTTCCGGCGCTACGCGCCCTTCGGGACCTGGGCACGGCTGCTGACGATGAACCTGGACTGCTCGCCCTGCTGCCAATACAGCGCCCGGCTGGTGAACGGCTGCCTGACCACGGAATGCGTCACCGGCATCAACGCCCAGGTCGTCATGGACGCGCTGCGCTTCCCGCACAGCACCGGCATGGTCGGCTCGTCCCTGGAGGTCGCGCCCGGCTGCCAACTCTATCTCGGCGTCAGCCACCTCGATCATCGAAGCAAGATTGAATCCCGCCTCCTCGAGAATGGTGTCCACCATGCGGCCTGA
- a CDS encoding glycosyltransferase family 4 protein has translation MCEAASSSLSAAAGRRRKLLIWYWGRRGGGAQYCYEMARALQRQGEFDLCLSLSRQSDLYDRFLELGISSLDIDTYTDIGSAMRSVMRLPRLRRAFARFLDEQGVDAVLCTMAHLWNPLFLDLIRSRNLPYVVTVHDAKLHPGEQFKPYQRWLDHEIGRSDGVVTLSRHVRTVLCARHVLREDAVITAPLGPLLNERLHPLPLDGRPPRRLVFFGRILEYKGVDLLLDAFAALLRDFPDITLSIHGSGNAAPYADRIAALPNITLDNRYIPENEIPAIMGKADLVVLPYREASQSGVIAMAQSCGVPVVVTPVGGLVEQVIDGETGLVASQVTADCLAASIRRMIEDGALYERCARGGVRHSASVWTEAAAEVSRLITRLSAERQRV, from the coding sequence ATGTGCGAAGCCGCCTCTTCTTCGCTTTCCGCAGCGGCCGGGCGCCGACGGAAACTGTTGATCTGGTATTGGGGACGACGCGGCGGGGGAGCGCAGTACTGTTACGAGATGGCGCGTGCGCTTCAGCGGCAGGGCGAGTTCGATCTGTGCCTGTCCTTGTCGCGGCAATCGGATCTGTACGACCGCTTCCTGGAGTTGGGAATCTCGTCGCTGGACATCGACACCTACACGGACATCGGCAGCGCCATGCGGTCCGTGATGCGGTTGCCGCGGCTGCGGCGCGCCTTCGCCCGCTTCCTGGACGAGCAGGGGGTGGATGCGGTCCTGTGCACCATGGCGCATCTGTGGAACCCCCTCTTCCTCGACCTGATCCGCAGCCGCAACCTGCCCTATGTGGTCACCGTCCATGACGCGAAGCTGCATCCGGGGGAGCAGTTCAAACCCTATCAGCGATGGCTGGACCATGAGATCGGCCGTTCCGACGGCGTGGTGACGCTGAGCCGTCATGTCCGCACCGTTCTCTGCGCCCGCCATGTCCTGCGGGAGGATGCGGTCATCACCGCGCCGCTCGGGCCGCTCCTGAACGAACGGCTGCACCCCCTGCCGCTCGACGGGCGTCCGCCGCGGCGCCTGGTGTTTTTCGGCCGGATCCTCGAATACAAGGGGGTTGACCTCCTGCTGGATGCCTTCGCGGCGCTTCTCCGCGACTTTCCCGACATCACCCTGTCGATCCACGGCAGCGGCAATGCCGCGCCTTACGCGGACCGCATCGCGGCGCTTCCCAACATCACGCTCGACAACCGCTACATCCCGGAGAACGAGATCCCGGCCATCATGGGCAAAGCCGATCTGGTGGTCCTGCCGTACCGGGAGGCCAGCCAGTCGGGCGTCATCGCCATGGCCCAGTCCTGCGGCGTTCCGGTGGTGGTCACGCCGGTGGGCGGTCTTGTCGAGCAGGTGATCGACGGAGAGACCGGGCTGGTCGCCAGCCAGGTCACGGCGGACTGTCTGGCCGCCTCGATCCGGCGCATGATCGAGGACGGCGCCCTTTATGAGCGCTGCGCCCGGGGCGGGGTCCGGCATTCCGCTTCCGTCTGGACCGAAGCCGCAGCGGAGGTGTCCCGTCTCATCACCCGCCTCAGCGCGGAACGGCAGCGCGTCTAG
- a CDS encoding glycosyltransferase family 4 protein, whose protein sequence is MRTLAHTAWRLIPPGLRRSLLHKAAALLAARPATGPVAESRAAAPFIVVGPIDTASGIGAGARHCLHELQAAGATVGGIDIGRWFLGGDPQGPVAFQDARDWTGPGTLILHMNAPLVPVALATLGRDLVSGKKIIGYCAWELPDLPPAWRAACRFMHEVWVPSAFNAEAFRRAAPCLPVTVVPHPIAAPAPSGRPPAAEGRPFTVLTLFNMGSGFVRKNPLAAIRAFLEAFGDDPGVRLVVKTHHTEAYADQRNALRAAVAGRSNIHLIDHTLNRDELNRLMADCNVLLSLHRSEGFGLPLAEAMASGIPVVATGWSGNLEFMTPDTAGLVAHGLVPAADPGGPYHHPEQLWAEPDVQDAARWLRRLRGHPDEARAMAERARERILADFSAEAWLRRVRERLDLPS, encoded by the coding sequence ATGCGAACTCTTGCCCACACCGCTTGGCGGTTGATCCCGCCGGGGCTGCGCCGTTCCCTGCTGCACAAGGCGGCGGCGCTGCTGGCGGCCCGCCCCGCAACCGGCCCGGTCGCCGAAAGCCGTGCGGCGGCCCCCTTCATCGTGGTGGGGCCCATCGACACGGCAAGCGGCATCGGCGCGGGCGCGCGGCATTGCCTGCACGAGCTGCAGGCCGCCGGGGCCACGGTGGGCGGCATCGACATCGGCCGCTGGTTTCTGGGCGGCGACCCGCAAGGGCCCGTGGCCTTCCAGGATGCCCGCGACTGGACGGGGCCGGGGACCCTGATCCTGCACATGAACGCTCCGCTGGTTCCGGTCGCCCTGGCCACCCTCGGCCGGGATCTGGTGTCCGGCAAGAAGATCATCGGCTACTGCGCGTGGGAGCTCCCCGACCTGCCGCCGGCCTGGCGCGCGGCCTGCCGCTTCATGCACGAGGTCTGGGTGCCGAGCGCCTTCAACGCCGAGGCTTTCCGCCGCGCCGCGCCGTGTCTGCCGGTGACCGTCGTTCCGCATCCCATCGCGGCGCCGGCCCCGTCCGGACGGCCGCCGGCAGCCGAAGGGCGTCCCTTCACCGTCCTGACGCTGTTCAACATGGGCTCCGGCTTCGTGCGCAAGAATCCGCTGGCGGCCATCCGCGCCTTCCTGGAGGCCTTCGGCGACGATCCCGGCGTTCGGCTGGTGGTGAAGACCCACCATACGGAGGCCTATGCCGACCAGCGGAACGCCTTGCGCGCGGCGGTGGCCGGCCGGAGCAACATCCACCTGATCGACCACACCCTGAACCGGGACGAGCTGAACCGGCTGATGGCCGACTGCAACGTCCTGCTGTCCCTTCACCGCAGCGAGGGCTTCGGGCTTCCGCTGGCCGAGGCCATGGCGTCCGGCATTCCGGTGGTGGCCACCGGCTGGTCGGGAAATCTGGAATTTATGACGCCGGATACGGCCGGCCTGGTCGCCCATGGGCTGGTCCCGGCCGCCGACCCGGGAGGTCCCTATCATCATCCCGAGCAGCTCTGGGCGGAGCCGGATGTGCAGGACGCCGCCCGCTGGCTGCGCCGGTTGCGCGGGCATCCGGACGAGGCGCGGGCCATGGCGGAGAGGGCACGCGAGCGCATTCTTGCCGACTTTTCGGCGGAGGCGTGGCTGCGCCGCGTGCGGGAGCGTCTGGATCTTCCGTCCTGA
- a CDS encoding glycosyltransferase family 4 protein, which produces MTLTLDMSPTLINRTAVFNICNDIARIFADVDPWLYYFGVTVKQAPVAEEADTLKGILFQALSMAGEGRFDESRLNFGNVLRPSRKNGERRFFIDPLYILFSDLYPTDIVTVLDVSTVTQPEWHSPAVAALYAKAFEKLCQVQPKVITISDNTAYTFYANYGFPLDRMRTVHLYSPGHLRDGLGAPPLHAVKPYFLFVGSLEARKNILGAMHAFRCSGLHERGYQLLVVGGRGHGAPEITQLAENTPGVTLYGYASNEDLCSIYAGATGFLYPSYLEGFGVPLLEAMMYGVPSIASTTGACPEVGGPHVAYCDPDDHEGMAEAMLHIAAMGPQARAALAANMRGWVNDRFSFDAFAANIRDAVLG; this is translated from the coding sequence ATGACCCTGACCCTCGACATGAGCCCGACGCTCATCAACCGGACGGCCGTCTTCAACATCTGCAACGACATCGCCCGGATCTTCGCGGATGTCGATCCCTGGCTCTACTACTTCGGCGTGACCGTGAAGCAGGCCCCGGTGGCGGAGGAGGCGGACACGCTGAAGGGCATCCTGTTCCAGGCGCTGTCCATGGCGGGCGAAGGGCGTTTCGACGAGAGCCGCCTGAATTTCGGGAATGTCCTGCGCCCCAGCCGCAAGAACGGTGAACGGCGCTTCTTCATCGACCCGCTCTACATCCTGTTCTCCGACCTCTACCCGACCGACATCGTCACGGTGCTGGACGTGTCGACCGTCACGCAGCCGGAATGGCATTCGCCCGCCGTGGCGGCGCTCTACGCGAAGGCGTTCGAGAAGCTGTGCCAGGTCCAGCCCAAGGTCATCACCATCAGCGACAACACCGCCTACACCTTCTACGCCAACTACGGCTTCCCACTCGACCGGATGCGGACGGTCCACCTGTACTCGCCGGGCCATCTGCGGGATGGGCTGGGGGCACCGCCGCTCCATGCGGTGAAGCCTTACTTCCTGTTCGTCGGCAGCCTCGAAGCGCGCAAGAACATCCTGGGCGCCATGCACGCCTTCCGTTGCAGCGGCCTGCATGAGCGCGGCTACCAGCTCCTGGTCGTCGGCGGGCGGGGGCACGGCGCTCCGGAGATCACCCAGCTGGCCGAGAACACGCCGGGGGTCACCCTGTACGGCTACGCCTCGAACGAGGACCTGTGCTCGATCTACGCGGGGGCGACCGGTTTCCTGTACCCCTCCTATCTGGAAGGGTTCGGCGTGCCGCTGCTGGAGGCCATGATGTACGGCGTGCCGAGCATCGCCTCGACGACCGGCGCCTGCCCGGAGGTCGGCGGGCCGCATGTGGCCTACTGCGATCCCGACGATCATGAGGGCATGGCGGAAGCGATGCTGCACATCGCCGCCATGGGCCCGCAAGCCCGCGCCGCCCTGGCCGCGAACATGCGCGGCTGGGTCAACGACCGGTTCAGCTTCGACGCCTTCGCCGCCAACATCCGCGACGCCGTTCTGGGGTAA
- a CDS encoding rhamnan synthesis F family protein — translation MIGIMYRLVQRLRIALAWSLAQLKLGGAYLSYWASFLRRESYVQERWEGAQSLAGAKRVAVFVHYDRQGVVHDFVEHYLRQLHDLGFAIVFTSNAPRLAQSDTLRDLCALVIRRDNVGYDFGAYKEGIAAIPELAAVDTLLLANDSVYGPLYHLAGVLDRMDPQGADVWGASDSWEFSFHLQSYFLVFHRAALASPAFTAFWTKLRYVQSKTWVVRRYEVGLTRALRRAGLRCRAAFPYRQAASALIEAVVERNVAGDGLDPVRKTFIQQVFRTVNAGVPLNGTHFFWDYLISQMDFPFLKRDLLQKNPARIPLLNYWERVVRQSTDYDTDLILRHLELSLKNRSV, via the coding sequence ATGATCGGCATTATGTACCGTCTCGTTCAGCGGCTGCGCATCGCGTTGGCGTGGAGCCTCGCGCAGCTGAAGCTGGGGGGCGCCTATCTGTCCTACTGGGCCTCGTTCCTTCGCCGCGAGAGCTACGTGCAGGAGCGCTGGGAGGGCGCGCAGTCCCTTGCCGGGGCCAAGCGCGTCGCCGTCTTCGTGCATTACGACCGCCAGGGCGTCGTCCACGATTTCGTCGAGCACTATCTGCGCCAGCTCCACGATCTCGGCTTCGCCATCGTGTTCACCAGCAACGCGCCCCGGCTGGCGCAGTCGGACACGTTGCGCGACCTGTGCGCCCTGGTCATCCGGCGCGACAACGTCGGCTATGACTTCGGCGCCTACAAGGAGGGCATCGCCGCCATTCCCGAGCTGGCGGCGGTGGACACGCTCCTGCTCGCCAACGACAGCGTCTATGGCCCGCTGTACCATCTGGCGGGCGTCCTGGACCGGATGGACCCGCAAGGGGCCGACGTCTGGGGGGCGTCCGACAGCTGGGAATTCTCCTTCCATCTGCAGAGCTATTTCCTGGTCTTCCATCGGGCGGCCCTGGCCTCTCCGGCCTTCACGGCCTTCTGGACGAAGCTGCGCTACGTCCAGTCCAAGACCTGGGTCGTGCGCCGGTACGAGGTCGGCCTGACCCGCGCCCTGCGCCGCGCCGGCCTGCGCTGCCGTGCGGCCTTCCCCTACCGGCAGGCGGCCTCCGCGCTGATCGAGGCGGTGGTGGAGCGCAACGTCGCCGGCGATGGCCTGGACCCGGTGCGCAAGACCTTCATCCAGCAGGTCTTCCGCACGGTCAACGCCGGAGTGCCGTTGAACGGCACGCATTTCTTCTGGGACTATCTGATCTCCCAGATGGATTTTCCGTTCCTGAAGCGCGATCTGCTGCAAAAGAACCCGGCGCGCATTCCGCTCCTGAACTATTGGGAACGCGTGGTGAGGCAGTCCACCGACTACGACACCGACCTGATTCTGCGCCATCTGGAGCTGTCGTTGAAGAACCGCAGCGTTTGA
- a CDS encoding COG1470 family protein: MKILVDHIRKTAGTSVGDFFRGLSGSERVTPLLMDESILISEHLFRDHDVVIGHFVLSHDYHWPKSVYHTTILRDPIERFISHYSYVRERKEASEPFARLAQTRSLPELLDECDFHVREASQNYYCNHFMGGMYAKEELESISSSGKINAEDIFEFMKESYQFVGISEFLKLSLGAICFGNAVNANLVDIRSRVTGDRLSVDSLDRATLRKLQDLTANDMDLYRLCRERFFKHLERVTQFALHRMPAPHRNAEDITPRMGVPNASMTFVGAELMCPERPRNDVGVSSQECWLATKFRMENFPQDCCVSITIRNSVKQVMYRERRPFAFTLKDGGFVEFLWFFNCTLGADTYDVSLDVRSMVNGLPETLIASSDNFYQFQIVADGGHDATGLCNLQPEFRVIEQASAYDAARGSLSVAAGTVTVRPGESVTLPVRVRNEGAAAWQPAGFHCVAASYWLEGGPAEGPREGRRTFLPEGLQPGEEAQIALRVDAPGEEGVWLLRPALVQERIAWFFRCPEPVTLIVTSAGVAPAGDAETPAS; the protein is encoded by the coding sequence ATGAAGATCCTGGTGGACCACATTCGGAAAACGGCTGGAACATCTGTCGGCGACTTCTTCAGGGGGCTCTCGGGAAGCGAGCGCGTTACGCCGCTTCTTATGGACGAAAGCATTCTGATATCTGAGCATTTGTTCAGAGACCATGACGTCGTTATTGGGCACTTCGTTCTTAGTCATGATTATCATTGGCCGAAGTCCGTCTACCATACGACCATCCTGCGCGACCCGATTGAGCGGTTCATTTCTCACTACTCCTACGTTCGTGAGAGAAAAGAAGCCTCCGAGCCGTTTGCCCGGCTGGCGCAGACGCGCAGCCTTCCTGAGCTTCTTGACGAGTGCGATTTCCACGTCCGCGAAGCCAGCCAAAACTATTATTGCAATCACTTCATGGGTGGCATGTACGCAAAGGAAGAACTTGAATCGATATCCAGTTCTGGAAAGATAAACGCCGAAGACATATTTGAATTCATGAAGGAGAGCTATCAGTTTGTCGGCATCAGCGAGTTCCTGAAGCTGAGCCTGGGAGCGATCTGCTTCGGAAACGCGGTCAATGCGAACCTCGTGGACATTCGTTCACGGGTGACCGGGGATCGCCTATCGGTGGACAGCTTGGATCGCGCGACTCTTCGCAAGCTTCAGGATCTTACAGCCAACGACATGGACCTCTATCGGCTGTGCCGCGAGAGGTTCTTCAAGCATCTGGAGCGGGTGACGCAGTTCGCGCTGCATCGCATGCCGGCCCCGCATCGGAACGCCGAGGATATCACGCCGCGGATGGGCGTTCCGAACGCGTCCATGACCTTCGTTGGCGCCGAACTCATGTGTCCCGAGCGGCCGCGCAACGACGTCGGCGTTTCGTCGCAGGAATGCTGGCTTGCGACCAAGTTCCGCATGGAGAATTTCCCGCAAGACTGCTGCGTGTCCATCACGATCCGCAACAGCGTGAAGCAGGTCATGTACCGGGAGCGACGCCCCTTTGCCTTCACTCTGAAGGATGGCGGCTTCGTGGAGTTCCTGTGGTTCTTCAACTGCACGCTGGGGGCCGACACTTATGATGTTTCGCTGGACGTGCGAAGCATGGTGAACGGGCTGCCCGAGACCCTCATCGCATCCAGCGACAATTTCTATCAGTTCCAGATCGTTGCCGACGGCGGCCACGACGCCACGGGCCTGTGCAACCTCCAGCCCGAGTTCCGTGTCATCGAGCAGGCGTCGGCGTACGACGCGGCCCGCGGCTCGCTGTCCGTCGCCGCCGGCACGGTCACGGTGCGGCCGGGGGAGAGCGTCACGCTGCCGGTCCGCGTGAGGAACGAAGGGGCGGCGGCGTGGCAGCCCGCCGGATTCCATTGCGTCGCCGCCAGCTACTGGCTGGAAGGTGGACCGGCGGAGGGCCCGCGCGAAGGCCGCCGCACCTTCCTGCCGGAGGGGCTGCAGCCGGGTGAGGAGGCGCAGATCGCCCTGCGGGTCGATGCGCCGGGAGAGGAAGGGGTCTGGCTGCTCCGTCCCGCCCTGGTGCAAGAGCGGATCGCCTGGTTCTTCCGCTGCCCCGAACCGGTCACCTTGATCGTGACGTCGGCGGGCGTGGCGCCGGCCGGGGACGCGGAAACCCCGGCTTCCTGA
- a CDS encoding mannose-1-phosphate guanylyltransferase/mannose-6-phosphate isomerase yields the protein MGSKASASTVTPVILSGGAGSRLWPLSRASYPKQFLPLASEQTMIQETALRVSSDRFAAPLVICNEEHRFIVAEQLRAASVSPAEIILEPVGRNTAPAVCIAALALLESGEDRLMLVMPSDHVIARSDRFLEAVEQAAVAAAAGSLVTFGITPVAPETGYGYIKAGGPLGTGDNIRVVERFVEKPDLATAQTYLADGRYLWNSGIFLFSAAAYVAELEKSNPAIVEACRQARSRAARDLTFCRLEKEAFAASPSDSVDYAVMEKTDQAAVVAVDMGWNDVGAWSALWDIAEKDESGNVVHGDVVLHNARNSYVRSEEQLVAVAGLDDVVVIATDDAVLVADRKHVQDVKLIVERLKAEKRDEHALHTTVYRPWGSYRGIDIGDRFQVKRITVKPGERLSLQMHHHRAEHWIVVQGTALVTCGEKQELLFENQSVYIPMGTTHRLENPGKVPLHLIEVQSGSYLGEDDIVRFEDGYGRVAGK from the coding sequence ATGGGTAGCAAAGCCTCCGCAAGCACAGTCACGCCGGTCATCCTGTCGGGGGGAGCGGGAAGCCGTCTTTGGCCGCTGTCGCGCGCGTCCTATCCCAAGCAGTTCCTGCCGCTGGCGAGCGAGCAGACGATGATCCAGGAAACCGCGCTGCGGGTGTCGAGCGATCGCTTTGCCGCGCCGCTGGTCATCTGCAACGAGGAGCACCGCTTCATCGTCGCCGAGCAATTGCGCGCCGCGTCCGTGTCCCCGGCGGAGATCATCCTCGAACCCGTCGGCCGCAACACCGCGCCGGCGGTGTGCATCGCCGCCCTGGCCCTTCTGGAGTCCGGCGAGGACCGGCTGATGCTGGTCATGCCGTCCGACCACGTCATCGCCCGCTCCGACCGTTTCCTGGAGGCGGTGGAACAGGCCGCCGTGGCCGCCGCCGCCGGCTCGCTGGTCACTTTCGGCATCACGCCCGTGGCGCCGGAAACCGGTTACGGCTACATCAAGGCGGGCGGTCCGCTGGGCACCGGTGACAACATCCGCGTGGTCGAACGCTTCGTCGAGAAGCCCGACCTGGCGACGGCCCAGACCTATCTCGCGGACGGCCGCTATCTTTGGAACAGCGGCATCTTCCTGTTCTCCGCCGCGGCCTACGTCGCCGAGCTGGAGAAGTCCAACCCGGCGATCGTCGAGGCCTGCCGCCAGGCGCGGTCGCGCGCAGCGCGCGACCTCACCTTCTGCCGTCTGGAGAAGGAGGCCTTTGCCGCCTCGCCGTCGGATTCCGTCGACTACGCGGTGATGGAGAAGACCGACCAGGCCGCCGTCGTCGCCGTCGACATGGGCTGGAACGACGTCGGCGCTTGGTCGGCCCTGTGGGACATCGCCGAGAAGGACGAGAGCGGCAATGTCGTCCATGGCGACGTGGTGCTGCACAACGCCCGCAACAGCTACGTCCGCTCCGAGGAACAGCTCGTCGCCGTCGCCGGCCTGGACGACGTGGTGGTGATCGCCACCGACGACGCGGTCCTGGTTGCCGACCGCAAGCATGTGCAGGACGTCAAGCTCATCGTCGAGCGGCTGAAGGCCGAGAAGCGCGACGAGCACGCGCTCCACACGACCGTTTACCGCCCCTGGGGCAGCTACCGCGGCATCGACATCGGCGACCGCTTCCAGGTGAAGCGCATCACCGTGAAGCCGGGCGAGCGCCTGTCGCTTCAGATGCATCACCACCGGGCCGAGCATTGGATCGTCGTGCAGGGGACCGCGCTCGTCACCTGTGGCGAGAAGCAGGAGCTGCTGTTCGAAAACCAGTCCGTCTACATCCCGATGGGGACGACGCACCGGCTGGAGAATCCGGGCAAGGTGCCGCTGCACCTCATCGAGGTCCAGTCCGGTTCCTACCTCGGCGAAGATGACATCGTGCGTTTCGAAGACGGCTACGGCCGCGTGGCCGGCAAGTAA
- a CDS encoding glycosyltransferase codes for MSTSITHAVPFIVRGDLRSETGYARAARALTNLVARFPDIAVFGIDLHPNPADCGGDFAHTLINDSQMWQVVRQSTQTPIVLHYTGIDDFIQVPGAINIGAFYWETDTLVHQRHWPLRLAGMDRIWAPTSFLGTYARASGFTGDVTVVPWPHEFPDQPPAVRPGTLEGIQALYFGRSGPSGRFATQTVSLRKIRSEARNLFVSVQSLAPRKGLPILLREWRNHIDDPSCQDILVLRLAFRHAHGINAAPAEHFEAILKTIGFDGVDPRIAVIHDHLPDPQLSALYGACDSYVSASYGEGFGGPIIEAISAHRPVIAPRHTGIADLLPPDHPLTVNSVRKCVGLKGNVSAYPYSSSWYLPLPGEIAGRLRDFAAMDASRRAAVVRTARQHAIDFCSSWRLIAILGDEIARLRAPTSPPVATQPAQEPAMLS; via the coding sequence ATGAGCACTTCCATCACTCACGCCGTTCCCTTCATCGTCCGGGGCGACCTGCGCAGCGAAACGGGGTATGCACGCGCCGCACGCGCCCTGACAAATCTGGTCGCCCGCTTCCCGGACATCGCCGTCTTCGGCATCGACCTGCACCCCAACCCGGCGGATTGCGGGGGCGACTTCGCCCACACGCTGATCAACGACTCCCAGATGTGGCAGGTGGTTCGCCAATCGACGCAGACGCCGATCGTCCTGCACTACACCGGGATCGACGATTTCATCCAGGTGCCCGGCGCCATCAACATCGGCGCCTTCTACTGGGAAACGGACACGCTCGTGCACCAGCGCCACTGGCCGCTGCGGCTTGCCGGCATGGACCGGATCTGGGCGCCGACGTCGTTCCTCGGCACCTACGCGCGCGCCTCGGGCTTCACAGGCGACGTCACAGTCGTGCCCTGGCCCCACGAGTTTCCGGACCAGCCGCCCGCCGTGAGGCCGGGCACCCTGGAGGGGATCCAGGCCCTGTATTTCGGCCGTTCCGGGCCGTCCGGACGCTTCGCGACGCAGACGGTGTCGTTGCGCAAGATCCGCAGCGAGGCCCGCAACCTGTTCGTCTCGGTGCAGTCTCTGGCGCCGCGCAAGGGGCTGCCGATCCTGCTGCGGGAATGGCGCAACCACATCGACGATCCGTCCTGCCAGGACATTCTGGTCCTGCGCCTCGCCTTCCGGCACGCGCATGGGATCAACGCCGCCCCGGCGGAGCATTTCGAAGCCATCCTGAAAACCATCGGCTTCGATGGGGTCGACCCGCGCATCGCCGTCATCCACGACCACCTGCCCGACCCGCAGCTGTCGGCCTTGTACGGAGCGTGCGACTCCTACGTCTCGGCCTCCTACGGCGAGGGCTTCGGCGGGCCGATCATCGAGGCGATCTCCGCGCATCGCCCGGTGATCGCCCCCCGCCACACGGGCATCGCCGACCTGCTGCCCCCCGACCATCCCCTGACGGTGAACTCCGTCCGCAAGTGCGTGGGCCTCAAGGGCAACGTTTCGGCCTATCCCTACTCGTCGAGCTGGTATCTGCCCCTGCCCGGCGAGATCGCCGGCCGGCTGCGCGACTTCGCCGCGATGGACGCCTCCCGGCGCGCCGCGGTGGTCCGGACGGCCCGGCAGCACGCCATCGACTTCTGCTCGTCCTGGCGGTTGATCGCCATCCTCGGCGACGAGATCGCCCGCCTTCGCGCACCGACCTCGCCGCCCGTGGCCACGCAGCCGGCGCAGGAGCCCGCCATGTTGTCCTGA